A stretch of Mastomys coucha isolate ucsf_1 unplaced genomic scaffold, UCSF_Mcou_1 pScaffold3, whole genome shotgun sequence DNA encodes these proteins:
- the Ring1 gene encoding E3 ubiquitin-protein ligase RING1, protein MTTPANAQNASKTWELSLYELHRTPQEAIMDGTEIAVSPRSLHSELMCPICLDMLKNTMTTKECLHRFCSDCIVTALRSGNKECPTCRKKLVSKRSLRPDPNFDALISKIYPSREEYEAHQDRVLIRLSRLHNQQALSSSIEEGLRMQAMHRAQRVRRPMPGSDQTAAMSGGEGEPGEGEGDGEDVSSDSAPDSAPGPAPKRPRVGGAGGGSSVGTGGGAAGGACGGAGSEDSGDRGGTLGGGTLGPPSPPGAPSPPEPGGEIELVFRPHPLLVEKGEYCQTRYVKTTGNATVDHLSKYLALRIALERRQQQETAEPGGPGGGASDSGGPDGGGGERGLAGGSEGPEEPALPSLEGVSEKQYTIYIAPGGGAFTTLNGSLTLELVNEKFWKVSRPLELCYAPTKDPK, encoded by the exons ATGACGACGCCGGCGAATGCACAGAATGCCAGCAAAACGTGGGAACTGAGTCTCTATGAGCTGCACCGGACCCCGCAG GAAGCCATCATGGATGGTACAGAGATTGCGGTTTCGCCTCGGTCACTGCATTCGGAGCTCATGTGTCCCATCTGTCTGGACATGCTGAAGAAcacaatgaccaccaaggagtGCCTGCACAGGTTCTGCTCGGACTGCATCGTCACTGCCCTGAGGAGCGG GAACAAGGAGTGCCCTACCTGCCGGAAAAAGCTGGTATCCAAGCGGTCCCTGCGGCCGGACCCCAACTTCGACGCTCTGATCTCCAAAATCTATCCTAGCCGGGAGGAATATGAGGCCCATCAGGACCGGGTGCTCATCCGCCTCAGCCGCCTGCACAACCAGCAGGCGCTGAGCTCCAGTATCGAGGAGGGGCTTCGGATGCAGGCCATGCACAG GGCCCAGCGCGTGAGGCGCCCGATGCCTGGATCTGACCAGACAGCCGCAATGAGTGGTGGGGAAGGAGAacctggggagggggaaggggacggAGAGGACGTCAGCTCTGACTCCGCCCCAGACTCTGCTCCAGGCCCCGCTCCCAAGCGACCCCGAGTAGGGGGTGCAGGGGGCGGCAGCAGTGTAGGGACAGGGGGTGGTGCTGCTGGTGGGGCTTGCGGCGGTGCTGGTTCTGAAGATTCTGGCGACCGGGGCGGCACCCTAGGAGGGGGGACCCTAGGCCCCCCAAGCCCTCCCGGAGCTCCCAGTCCTCCAGAGCCAGGTGGAGAGATCGAGCTTGTGTTCCGGCCCCATCCCCTGCTTGTGGAGAAAGGAGAGTACTGCCAGACTAG GTACGTGAAGACTACTGGGAACGCCACAGTGGACCACCTCTCCAAGTACTTGGCCCTGCGCATCGCCCTggagaggaggcagcagcaggagaccgCAGAGCCTGGAGGGCCTGGCGGGGGTGCCTCGGACTCCGGCGGACCTGACgggggtggtggggagagggggctTGCCGGAGGAAGCGAAGGTCCTGAGGAGCCTGCCTTGCCCAGCCTGGAAGGTGTCAGCGAAAAGCAGTATACCATCTACATAGCTCCTGGGGGCGGAGCGTTCACG acGCTGAACGGCTCACTGACCTTGGAGCTTGTGAACGAGAAGTTCTGGAAGGTGTCCAGGCCGCTAGAGCTCTGCTATGCTCCCACGAAGGACCCAAAATGA
- the Hsd17b8 gene encoding estradiol 17-beta-dehydrogenase 8 isoform X2 gives MASQLRLRSALALVTGAGSGIGRAISIRLAAEGAAVAACDLDEAAAQDTVRLLGSPGSEEGAPRGKHAAFQADVSQGPAARRLLEQVQACFSRPPSVVVSCAGITRDEFLLHMSEEDWDRVIAVNLKGTFLVTQAAAQALVSSGGRGSIINISSIVGKVGNIGQTNYASSKAGVIGLTQTVARELGRHGIRCNSVLPGFIVTPMTQQMPDKVKDKVTAMIPLGHMGDPEDVADVVAFLASEDSGYITGASVEVSGGLFM, from the exons ATGGCGTCTCAGCTCCGGCTCCGCTCCGCGCTGGCCCTGGTCACAG GTGCGGGTAGCGGCATCGGCCGTGCGATCAGCATACGCCTAGCGGCAGAGGGCGCCGCCGTGGCCGCCTGCGACCTGGACGAGGCCGCGGCCCAGGACACGGTGCGGCTGCTGGGAAGCCCGGGGAGCGAGGAGGGCGCGCCGCGCGGGAAGCACGCCGCCTTCCAGGCGGACGTGTCTCAGGGCCCCGCGGCCAGACGCCTGCTGGAGCAAGTGCAG GCCTGCTTTTCTCGCCCGCCATCTGTCGTTGTGTCCTGTGCGGGCATCACACGCGATGAGTTTCTGCTCCACATGTCGGAAGAAGACTGGGACCGAGTCATAGCTGTCAACCTCAAG GGCACCTTCCTAGTCACTCAGGCTGCAGCCCAGGCTTTGGTGTCGAGTGGAGGTCGTGGCTCCATCATCAACATTAGTAGCATTGTTGGAAAG GTGGGGAATATCGGACAAACAAATTATGCGTCCTCCAAAGCAGGAGTGATTGGACTCACCCAGACTGTAGCCCGAGAGCTTGGACG ACATGGAATCCGATGTAACTCAGTCCTCCCAGGGTTCATTGTAACGCCCATGACCCAGCAAATGCCAGATAAAGTGAAGGACAAG GTAACTGCAATGATTCCGTTGGGACACATGGGGGACCCTGAGG ATGTGGCAGATGTGGTTGCGTTCTTGGCATCTGAAGACAGTGGATACATCACGGGGGCCTCCGTGGAAGTCAGTG GAGGTCTTTTCATGTAA
- the Hsd17b8 gene encoding estradiol 17-beta-dehydrogenase 8 isoform X1: MASQLRLRSALALVTGAGSGIGRAISIRLAAEGAAVAACDLDEAAAQDTVRLLGSPGSEEGAPRGKHAAFQADVSQGPAARRLLEQVQACFSRPPSVVVSCAGITRDEFLLHMSEEDWDRVIAVNLKGTFLVTQAAAQALVSSGGRGSIINISSIVGKVGNIGQTNYASSKAGVIGLTQTVARELGRHGIRCNSVLPGFIVTPMTQQMPDKVKDKVTAMIPLGHMGDPEDVADVVAFLASEDSGYITGASVEVSGMRPSWGGGQENRTQVV, translated from the exons ATGGCGTCTCAGCTCCGGCTCCGCTCCGCGCTGGCCCTGGTCACAG GTGCGGGTAGCGGCATCGGCCGTGCGATCAGCATACGCCTAGCGGCAGAGGGCGCCGCCGTGGCCGCCTGCGACCTGGACGAGGCCGCGGCCCAGGACACGGTGCGGCTGCTGGGAAGCCCGGGGAGCGAGGAGGGCGCGCCGCGCGGGAAGCACGCCGCCTTCCAGGCGGACGTGTCTCAGGGCCCCGCGGCCAGACGCCTGCTGGAGCAAGTGCAG GCCTGCTTTTCTCGCCCGCCATCTGTCGTTGTGTCCTGTGCGGGCATCACACGCGATGAGTTTCTGCTCCACATGTCGGAAGAAGACTGGGACCGAGTCATAGCTGTCAACCTCAAG GGCACCTTCCTAGTCACTCAGGCTGCAGCCCAGGCTTTGGTGTCGAGTGGAGGTCGTGGCTCCATCATCAACATTAGTAGCATTGTTGGAAAG GTGGGGAATATCGGACAAACAAATTATGCGTCCTCCAAAGCAGGAGTGATTGGACTCACCCAGACTGTAGCCCGAGAGCTTGGACG ACATGGAATCCGATGTAACTCAGTCCTCCCAGGGTTCATTGTAACGCCCATGACCCAGCAAATGCCAGATAAAGTGAAGGACAAG GTAACTGCAATGATTCCGTTGGGACACATGGGGGACCCTGAGG ATGTGGCAGATGTGGTTGCGTTCTTGGCATCTGAAGACAGTGGATACATCACGGGGGCCTCCGTGGAAGTCAGTGGTATGAGGCCTTCatggggagggggacaggaaaACAGAACCCAGGTTGTATGA
- the Hsd17b8 gene encoding estradiol 17-beta-dehydrogenase 8 isoform X3: protein MASQLRLRSALALVTGAGSGIGRAISIRLAAEGAAVAACDLDEAAAQDTACFSRPPSVVVSCAGITRDEFLLHMSEEDWDRVIAVNLKGTFLVTQAAAQALVSSGGRGSIINISSIVGKVGNIGQTNYASSKAGVIGLTQTVARELGRHGIRCNSVLPGFIVTPMTQQMPDKVKDKVTAMIPLGHMGDPEDVADVVAFLASEDSGYITGASVEVSGMRPSWGGGQENRTQVV, encoded by the exons ATGGCGTCTCAGCTCCGGCTCCGCTCCGCGCTGGCCCTGGTCACAG GTGCGGGTAGCGGCATCGGCCGTGCGATCAGCATACGCCTAGCGGCAGAGGGCGCCGCCGTGGCCGCCTGCGACCTGGACGAGGCCGCGGCCCAGGACACG GCCTGCTTTTCTCGCCCGCCATCTGTCGTTGTGTCCTGTGCGGGCATCACACGCGATGAGTTTCTGCTCCACATGTCGGAAGAAGACTGGGACCGAGTCATAGCTGTCAACCTCAAG GGCACCTTCCTAGTCACTCAGGCTGCAGCCCAGGCTTTGGTGTCGAGTGGAGGTCGTGGCTCCATCATCAACATTAGTAGCATTGTTGGAAAG GTGGGGAATATCGGACAAACAAATTATGCGTCCTCCAAAGCAGGAGTGATTGGACTCACCCAGACTGTAGCCCGAGAGCTTGGACG ACATGGAATCCGATGTAACTCAGTCCTCCCAGGGTTCATTGTAACGCCCATGACCCAGCAAATGCCAGATAAAGTGAAGGACAAG GTAACTGCAATGATTCCGTTGGGACACATGGGGGACCCTGAGG ATGTGGCAGATGTGGTTGCGTTCTTGGCATCTGAAGACAGTGGATACATCACGGGGGCCTCCGTGGAAGTCAGTGGTATGAGGCCTTCatggggagggggacaggaaaACAGAACCCAGGTTGTATGA
- the Slc39a7 gene encoding zinc transporter SLC39A7: MAGGLRAPRWVAVGLLTWAALGLLVAGHEGHGDLHRDVEEDFHGHSHGHSHEDFHHGHSHGHGHTHESIWHGHAHSHDHGHSHEDLHHGHSHGHSHDSLHRRGHGHAHEHSHGASGEAGAPGIKHHLDTVTLWAYALGATVLISAAPFFVLFLIPVESNSPRHRSLLQILLSFASGGLLGDAFLHLIPHALEPHSHHTPEQPGHGHSHSGQGPILSVGLWVLGGIVAFLVVEKFVRHVKGGHGHSHGHGDSHAHGHSHAHGDRHECSREKPSSEEEKEAGGVRRRRGGNPGPRDGPVKPQNPEGERAGSDLRVSGYLNLAADLAHNFTDGLAIGASFRGGRGLGILTTMTVLLHEVPHEVGDFAILVQSGCSKKQAMRLQLVTAIGALAGTACALLTEGGAVGSEVAGGAGPGWVLPFTAGGFIYVATVSVLPELLREASPLQSLLEVLGLLGGVAMMVLIAHLE, encoded by the exons ATGGCCGGGGGTCTGCGGGCCCCCCGCTGGGTGGCTGTGGGACTGCTGACCTGGGCGGCTTTGGGGCTGCTGGTGGCCGGACACGAGGGTCATGGTGACCTGCACAGAGATGTGGAAGAAGACTTCCATGGCCACAGCCACGGGCACTCACATGAAGATTTCCACCATGGGCACAGCCACGGCCATGGCCATACTCATGAGAGCATCTGGCACGGGCATGCCCACAGCCACGATCATGGACATTCCCATGAGGATCTGCACCATGGCCATAGCCATGGCCACTCCCATGATAGCCTCCACCGCAGAGGACACggacatgcccatgaacatagcCATGGAGCTTCCGGGGAGGCTGGGGCTCCAGGCATCAAGCACCACCTGGACACTGTCACCCTCTGGGCCTAT GCACTGGGGGCCACCGTGCTGATCTCTGCAGCTCCGTTCTTCGTACTCTTCCTCATCCCAGTGGAGTCAAACTCGCCCAGGCATCGCTCTCTGCTCCAGATCCTGCTCAGTTTTGCTTCTGGGGGGCTCCTGGGTGATGCGTTCCTCCACCTCATCCCTCACGCCTTGG AACCTCATTCTCATCACACCCCGGAGCAGCCTGGACACGGACACTCCCACAGCG GCCAAGGCCCCATTCTCTCAGTGGGGCTGTGGGTTCTCGGTGGGATTGTCGCCTTCCTTGTGGTGGAGAAGTTTGTGAGACACGTGAAAGGCGGACACGGACACAGCCACGGGCATGGAGACAGCCACGCTCACGGACACAGCCACGCGCATGGAGACAGACACG AGTGTTCAAGGGAAAAGCCGAgctctgaggaagaaaaggaagcagggGGGGTgcggagaaggagaggaggaaacccGGGGCCCAGAGATGGCCCCGTGAAACCTCAGAACCCTGAAGGAGAAAGAGCAGGCTCAG ACCTGCGTGTGTCCGGGTACCTGAATCTGGCTGCTGACTTGGCACACAACTTCACAGACGGGCTGGCCATTGGTGCTTCCTTTCGTGGGGGCCGAGGGCTAGGGATCCTGACCACAATGACAGTCCTGCTGCATGAGGTGCCTCATGAGGTCGGGGACTTCGCCATCTTGGTCCAGTCTGGCTGCAGCAAGAAGCAG GCGATGCGTCTGCAACTCGTGACTGCAATTGGAGCATTGGCAGGCACAGCCTGTGCCCTTCTCACGGAGGGAGGGGCAGTGGGCAGTGAAGTGGCAGGTGGTGCAGGTCCCGGCTGGGTCCTGCCATTCACTGCAGGTGGATTTATCTATGTAGCCACAGTGTCCGTGCTACCGGAGCTATTGAGAGAGGCATCTCCATTGCAGTCACTTCTGGAGGTGCTGGGGCTGCTGGGGGGTGTTGCCATGATGGTCCTGATTGCCCATCTTGAGTGA